A window of Rhipicephalus microplus isolate Deutch F79 chromosome 8, USDA_Rmic, whole genome shotgun sequence genomic DNA:
CGCCGCTGGGAGAGCGACGCTTTCGCCCACCCGAGGCTCTGCAGAGTTGGGATGGCGTGATAGACGCCACGAACAGGAAGATTGGTTGTGCCCAGGTACGTACCAGTGTAGTTTTGTGTTTCTAGCAAAGGAGAGGTTTAATTCAATTGTTAGATTCATAAACCATCAAGTTATCATTAGGTTATTATGACACCATCAATCTTATCTTTCAAATGGTGGGTTTATCAAACACTCAATTTTTCATTAGCTTACAAAGTCGTCCTTATTCTTATGATCCAAACGTTAGATTCAATGAACCACGAAGTTATTACTCAGTTATCAAGTCATCTTCAGTTTTATCATTCAAACGTTACGTTCAATTAACTATCAAGTTATGATCAGGTTATCAAGTCATCCTCATTCTTATCTTTCAGACGTTAGGTTTAATAAACCGTCAATTTTTCATTAGCATGTCAAGTCATCTTGATTCTTATCATTTGAAACGGAAAATAATGGAACTTTTATTTAACACTTCGGTGCACGCACTGAAATAATCAGGTCTTTTTTCCCCAACAGAACTATTGCCATTGTACTGTTGCAAACTATTGAGTGTTGCAGTTTTGCCTATGTTAGATACGACTTTGCGGTGCTAGTTGCACGAGCCATTTATCTTTGTCCCAAATTATGGCAGGTATATTTGCACTTTTTTACCTTTCTGACCTAATTTATAATTGTGATTATCGGGtagatatttttattattaagtTTCCACTTTGCTATTGACGCACCTGATATTGTATAAAATGCATAACTCAATGGTTGCCAGCAATATTGTAACACCCGTTCATGTTTTCGTTAGGAAGTTCCCCCGAAAGTTTTCTTTCGGGATCTCCAAATGTGTGTTTATATGTCTGCCTTGcatttcttttaaaaataaataaatagataaataatttCGGCAGTGAAGATAAATGGTTAGTAGAGACAGCATTTTGGGTAGAACACGACGCCTCAAATCTATGAAGCATGGTCCCACACGCCATGGCGAAATGGCGGTCATCGGCGGTGGACGGCGTTTATAGCCATTGACTAGCAAAGCTCATTTCGCAATAAAATATTTTTACGGCCAATTTTTCGCGCCTGTAAAAGCACAACAGGTCCTCTGCTTATATTGCTCACTCAAAACTCCAGTTTCCTGGGTGGCCATGTCATGGCCCGTTTAGGAGCTtgctgtaatgttttttttttcaccaaaccGTTTAACCGTTATTTTCCGACGATTACAGTTTTATACTAGTTTTTCGCGCAGTAGCGGTAAAAAAACCTGTTTAGCAGAAATGCTGGTGTCAGCGTCGGTGTCAGGATCATTAGTCGTGAGCGGAAAACCTCTCCCGCAGAAGTCCGCGGGGGCAGTTTATCATTTCATGCCATGCTGGCTTGAAATTTTCAATAGGGACAACACTCTGTGACACATTATCACTGGAGAGTGTCATGAGTGCAGCCATGTACAATGATTACCTAATGTAAATGCGTATGAACTGATTACATCATTGCTAACGagcttatggcgcgaaaaaaaaacgcgataagTCACTCTAGCATCATCAGCCCAGTCCTTGCAACGTCCACTGAGGCATATTGAATTTATTTAGCAATATTATTCATGACGGGCACTGGAGTAGCAATGCTTGGACAGCGAAAAAACACTTATTTCCGGCCACTTGAGCAAAGTAAATTACAGCGCAGCCATCTAAGCTTATGTAGGTGACGCTCTTTATTCACCTTGATGAATAAAACAATCCACAGCTTGTCCTTATTTCTTCATATATGATCGCAGACGCTCTTCAATGAGATCCTGGTAAACGGTGTTGAATTGACAGAAGACTGCCTACACCTGAACATATGGACCCCCACAGAACGCAGCCAGCTGTCCGTTCCCGTACTCGTCTCATTCCACGGTGGAGGCTTTTCGTATGGTTCTGCGAACACCGAAGTTTTCAGCGGCGCCGCCTTGGCCGCCAAGACTGGATTAGTCGTCGTCGCCCCTAACTACAGGCTTGACATTCTGGGGTTCCTTGACGCAAACTCGACAGAGGCACCTGGAAATGTAGGCCTGATGGACCAGAACATGGCACTCAGTTGGGTACAGAAACACATTCACCACTTCGGGGGAGACCCTTTCCAAGTGACTGTCTTCGGAATCAGCGCTGGAGGCATGAGCGCCCATTCTCACGTGCTTTCACCCATGAGCACAGGCCTCTTCAAAAGGGCTTGCCTCATGAGTGGAACACTTAACAGTCCAGACTTCGTGGAGCATGTGAGTGACAGCATAAGCAAAGGCAACATTGTCGCTCGGGTCGTTGGCTGCGCCGATGATACCACCACCTTGACCTCCAACACTGAATCAGTGGTGGCATGCCTACGAACAAAAACGACAGTCGAGCTTTTGCAGGCGGCAGCCGAAAGCTTCAACACCAAGATATTCACATTTCTTCCTACATACCCGAACCAATTCATGCCGAAGGAACCAGCTCTGGCAGTCAAAGAAGGCTCGTTTAACCAGGCCGACCTAATAGTCGGAGTGACCACGGACGAAGGAGCGGTGGCACTGCTGTACCCTCCGCGTGAGGAACTCTGGGGGGACATGATCGAAGTGATGGACGAAGACTTCTTGAACAAATCCCTGCGTGAGATCACGTTCACCTGGTTGAAGGGCAACTCCACGTACAACCTCGAAGCGTATACAGCCAATGCGCGAGACAAGATTGCTCTGAGGCGCGCCTACATCGATTTCATATCGGACCGGACGTTCGTCTGCCCCATGCACTACACAGCCGAGGGTCATTCCGAACACGGTCAACCTGTTTACTCTCTCGTCTTTTCGTACCGGTCGGTGAAGAGTCCCCTCCCAGCGTGGATGGGTGCTCCCCATGGAGAGGACGTCAGCTACCTCTATGGGGCTCCCCTCGTTCATCCGGAAAAGTATGACGCCCAGGACGCTGCCATGTCCGAGACGATGATGAAAATGCTCTCAACGTTTGCATCTACAGGGTGAGAGATACTCACGTTTACCATGGGATTATCCCTTATAGTGATCAATGCTGGTTTCTGTGTTATCGTCGACATTTCAACAAGGCAAAGGTAGACTTGTGGCATAATGTAGTAGTGAGTCACGGTCTGGGGGAGAGAAAACTCCGAAGTCTTAAAACAAAAGTTGTGGTCTCTTATTGTTTCAGTTAGTGTGTTGGCGTGTAAATATCAATAAATACACGTTTTACTGTAATGTTATTGATCAACGTACCTGATAAGCTGACATTCGCCTTCACCAGAAaccaacccgaaactccacagtGTTCACCGGCCCTCTTTTTCTGCATTTCGGGTGGAAACAGTGGCAGACAGGAACATGTCATGGCGTGTACGTGGAGAGAATCAATTTAGCGGTTGTCTCTCTCAGCCGGGGACCCTCTGTCACCTTGTGCCACGAACCCATTACCGTCTAGTTAAAATATTACCGACATATCCAAACCCTATGTTGTCTACAGAATGTTAAGTAGTATCGTCTAAAATATCCCTAAACTAAGCGGCTTTTTTGTGAGATTCTAGAAAAAATTCAGGAGGCACTGGGTGGTCTCAAAATCCAAGGAATGAAGCAAGGTGTCAGAATAACTTCTATTCAAATAGAGTGTATTTCAAAGCTGAAGAGACGGCTGATATGTATCACAGATAAAACAGAAAATGAAAAATCGCCGCCATATTCACAAAGTAAATGATGTTAGAGTTGCTTGCTCGGAGGTGCAAGGGCTATTTTTCGGCGAGACGATTTCTGTGGGAAGGCTTGTTGACGAGCCGGCACAGGATGTGTCCGTCGAAGGCACCGTTGTCGGGCACGTTCCGCGGCCGCCACTGCACAATGTTGGCCACGTTTATCGGCACGTTAACCACCTGCCCCTTCATGCAATACTGGCCGCTGCCATGAGTCGAATTCCTAACGCTGATAAATGGCAGGCGTGGAGCTATAAGGCGTTCTTTAACGGCGTTGAGAGCAGGCGCGTATGGGGGCTCGGGAGGATATCGGTACCCGTGCGTAACACTCGTCGTATGATCTTTTCACGTGCTGCCATGCCAACGAAGCGAGGGGCACGAAGTGGACTTAATCATGAGGAGTCTAGTGCATGGGCCATTGAAAATCAACGCCTTGGGTGGCGGCATGCCATCTCGTGAGCATTCTTGGTATCACCGCAGAGGCAACCGGATTGGCGACCTTGAGCGGTGACCTGAGAGCACTGGCAACACTGCTGTACACTTCGATGGCCGCCGGACGAGGCACCAGATttaggagcaagctcctaaataTATTGAGCTGTATCCGCGGAAAGGAAGAACGAAAAAAGATATCCTGGCTTAACAAGTaccaaaaaaatgaagcaagaatGTGTATATTACCACAAAGTTTAGCAATATATAAAGTGATTCTTCTAGTGGCTTTCTAGAATACCAAGACATACCACAGAAAATGTTCACGACAGAGGGTCCGCAGGCGCATTTTATCTAAATTTGAAAGTTGGTTTGGAAATTCGTTACAGAATCTCAACTATTCACCCGGAAAACTTGCAGAAGGTGTCGACTACTTAGGTGCATTAGCATTTTAATCAGGCGAAAGCAGTCCTTGGTCTGTAGTCGAGGTGTCCGAATTAAACTTGTCGAATTTAGGCACTCAATTCCCAGTACGGCACGCTATACAACCTAAGTCACTAAATGCGTAGATAGCGGCATATTAAAGAAATAGTGGCTTCAATGATGAGAGAAAACAAATAGTCGGGGTCTGATAGGCAGAACGAGACATAGTCTTATAAAAGATTGACACTGATCATAACAAAGAGTACTATAGTGGCAACTACTGTCTGCCCTGTGGGATAGCAGTAATTATAACCGTAATGCCACGCGCTTTATTAATATATATTTTGTTTTCCTTCAGCCGGGCTTGCTGCCCCTACCACAGGTTGGTTTCGTCAGCCAAGCTTGCCTGTTTCCACATTTTATTTTGCTTTGCTCTTTACGTGCAGTTTCCAACGAGGAACGCTGCTTTCATTTGAATAGTACATCTAATGCGCACAGCGAATGGGCTGTTTTCTGCGAAGGTTATTTAGCTTTGTCGTATGCAAGAATGTGGTACACATTTCTTGAGGAATACGTGAGACGTCAGAAAACTGGCAATACTGTGCAATACGATCACATAAAATTTCAGAAATTTCGCGTGCTTGACAATGTTACACGAGTGGACTTACATTACAAAAAATTGCAAACTATCTTCAAACGCCGGAATAATGACGAGGAAAGTAATCGCATTGAAAATCATTTTGTGTATACACAGGGCACATTTTGACATAGACATTACGAAAGTTTGGTtaataaggtaaaaaaaaaacatgacacacTGTTTCGCACTGGCGTTGGCTAATCAAAGACGCAGAGCTACAAATGTcacatatttgttttttttttgtttttgttttcatgcgCAGGGTGCCCCAGACACCCACGGAGAGGCTGTGGCCAACGTACAGCAAGAATAACCCCATTGCTTTATTATTTGATAAAAATAGCATAACAGACGTCATTGGTTTCCGCAGACAGTTTTGTGATGCGTGGAGAACAACCGAGCAAAATGAGTGATGTGTTTCAAGATTGATGGCCATGTTATGGACTGTTTTCTTTTTGACTATGGCCATACTATACACCTGTGTTATTTCACGAATTGTTTTAGGTGTGAACGCAAAGTATGTCACGTTCTACGTCAACAgagccaaatttttttttgttatattgtTACTGGCAAACTCTCGCACTCAATCTTATGAACTGTATATAGAGTAAGGTAGCTTTGCTGAATTGCATTCTGTGTATTCCCCATATTGACGAAACATAGTGACATGGCATTTTTCATAGTGACGAAATAAAGCATCGCCACTCCTCGCACGGTGATGGCCCAGGCCACAATCGGCtgttcatgacttctttgcgcaaacacgtacacggtcATGAACGAGTACCagctcgcccaactttcagtactgttgttacAATCGGCTGGTTTCGCCAATAAAGTGGCTTTACTCAGTTACTCAAGAATTCGATAGAATTTTTTGTGATTAAAGCTTTCCCTTAGCCAAATACATTGGCCATCAGTCAGCATACGCATCTTTAGAAAATGTGCCTGTAATCAACGAACAATGCAATCGCCGCAGTCGAAATCACACAGCATTTCCTATTACAACCTATAACCTGAACACATAGTTGAAAGAATTCACACAGGCTTCGAGCGCAGGACAGCGTTCTCTTCTCTGCGGGCAAGAGCAACATTTAGCGACAGCGACACATAATGACAACGCATATCTGAGCAAGTCACATTGATGAGCCTAATCAAACGCTTCGCCTTGCGTGGATATGCATTAAACGTTCAGATTTGTTAGGCCACTCCTGCAAAAATGAAAACAAGTGCGAGACATTTTGCTTGtttgccgagttttttttttatttcagaccGATTTCAATTTATGCATGCACAACAGAGAACAGACAGTGTTCGAGTTTTTGAAGCTGCTGTTTCAGTTCACATACAAGCAGAAAATAGAAGAGTGGACATGCCGGTAGCGGCCGCGGTGGATGCACTGTTCAAACAACGAGATGTATTAGTGGACGACTAGATGCTGCTGCACAAACCGATCAGGTTCTTGATAAACGCGTCCTTGTAGTGGGTGTTGGCATTGTCGAGCAGCATGCGTAGTGTGTGGTTGGGCCGGTGAAACTTACGGCAGACTACCCGTCACTCTGAATTCGCTGCCACATGTTTAGATCACGTGTTCTTTATGCCAGTGAAACATAAGTGcggctttttttatatatatagcgCAAAGAGAGTTCCGCTATGCCGTGTCAAGAATAAAATATCGGTCTTGAACTTATCTTAATGGCGGTGCTGTTGAGATTAGTTCTAGGGCAGCGCCTGACAACAGAAAAGTGTTCCTCTTGCATAAATGCTAAACTTATTTTTTGAGATACTCTAGTAGATGGGTCAACTTCCTCAGCTGTGGATGAAGCGATAGCCACGCAGTAAAGTGAGAAAGGGCGGCTGGAGCGTGAATTACCCTTTAAGTCACTTTAAACAGCACACGTGTGTCAAGGGCAGCCACATGTTCTCTCCGCACATCTCTACTCTAGAAATAGCATTAGCACAGAACCCAATATGAAAACACAGCAGAAACACACACGATATCAGAGGGCAAAGGCCGGAGAAGCGCGGCTCCTTGGTTTCTGCGGATCTCACACTAGGTAGAAACAGGGTAGTTTTCCTggcttttctttttaattttttattggcCACAACGCGTGGTTTTGCGTTCGCTTAGCCCGTGAAATGGAGGGACTGCTTATGAGTTGGATCTAAACGTGCCTTAAATAACAAAAACACTATTTTACGAGAAAAAACACTTTCGGAAGACGACAGCGCACCAAAAAGTATAGTTTTAAGCAACTCTTTAAAAAGCAATTTCACGGGGTCATGACTCGTAAGTATTATCTGAGTCATTCGGAATAGAAGGAAAAGTCTGTGTTCTCACCGACGGTGGGCGCCATATGTTTCTTGCAAAACTGCACCACCCACAAAGGATATGTGGTCTTGGTGCCGGATAAAAATTATTCGAAATATGGTCCAAAAGCATCAGTGCCACTTATAACACCACTGAACTATGATGGAGTGTGGAAAAGCTGAACTTTCTCGCATACCACTGATTAAGTGGTCAATTATATATCAGAAACAAACATCTCTATACCCCTATTACATAGCAACAAACATCAGAAGCCAAACCTcataaatataaaataaacaaataaacaatctGAAAACGTGTTTCACCTAGTACACTAGAAAGCATTTATCTTGACGAAGTGCAATGAAGCTACGCTCCATCTATTAATAGAGCAGTGTACCAtttacacaacacacacacacaaaagtacCTTAGCCTCATTCCACTGCAGTGCATTTCCCAGTGAAAAAGTAAATATGAACTACTATATTATATTTGGTGGTGCCTGATCATAGCTTAAGTGAAGGTCTGGGTGATTTGGTATTCCACAGCACATAACACTAACATCTTccaaaataataaaaacagaCACACACAAGCGTTGACTTCAAACTTAAGTTAGTGCTCAGCACACTTACTGTGTGACCTTCCTTAACACCTCTTTTTTTAGCTCTGTGAATCCTTTACCCCACTCAATAAACATCTTGCTGCCTGTGCAGAGCTCACACCCTCGATCTGCGTCTTTGGGTGGGGAAACCTGCATAAGTGCCTAGCTCAACACGTCCAGCGATCTTGAACACAGGACACGATCCTGAAGCATTATCGACGGTGTCGAACACTTGTCTTCGAGAGGCCAGCACGAAGTGTGCCGACGGACGAATCATACGTCTCAGGTTTTATCGTGTCGCGTGGATATGAGATAGCGTGACTAAAAGACTGCACCGGCACGTGGCTATGGTGCGCACGCGAGGCTGTTGCAGGTCGTTCACCTCAGCGCTATAGCAGTGCCCTCAGGCTGCGTGAAACGTAGGACGGGTTCAGTGCGTATCTGGTCAGTCCGGCTATCACCATACGCAGCCTTGGAGTGTCT
This region includes:
- the LOC119165374 gene encoding acetylcholinesterase, coding for MAAMAALVFLLATASRAAAVDVETTTGLGVVRGKRVDVLGRSLDVYSGVPYAQPPLGERRFRPPEALQSWDGVIDATNRKIGCAQTLFNEILVNGVELTEDCLHLNIWTPTERSQLSVPVLVSFHGGGFSYGSANTEVFSGAALAAKTGLVVVAPNYRLDILGFLDANSTEAPGNVGLMDQNMALSWVQKHIHHFGGDPFQVTVFGISAGGMSAHSHVLSPMSTGLFKRACLMSGTLNSPDFVEHVSDSISKGNIVARVVGCADDTTTLTSNTESVVACLRTKTTVELLQAAAESFNTKIFTFLPTYPNQFMPKEPALAVKEGSFNQADLIVGVTTDEGAVALLYPPREELWGDMIEVMDEDFLNKSLREITFTWLKGNSTYNLEAYTANARDKIALRRAYIDFISDRTFVCPMHYTAEGHSEHGQPVYSLVFSYRSVKSPLPAWMGAPHGEDVSYLYGAPLVHPEKYDAQDAAMSETMMKMLSTFASTGVPQTPTERLWPTYSKNNPIALLFDKNSITDVIGFRRQFCDAWRTTEQNE